A genomic stretch from Juglans microcarpa x Juglans regia isolate MS1-56 chromosome 3S, Jm3101_v1.0, whole genome shotgun sequence includes:
- the LOC121257151 gene encoding abscisic acid receptor PYL8-like isoform X1, protein MNGKFNGIGNGEFSGVECEFIRRFHRHQPGENQCSSALVKRIKAPVHLVWSLVRRFDQPQKYKPFISRCIVKGNLEIGSLREVDVKSGLPATTSTERLELLDDDEHILSIKIIGGDHRLRNYSSIISLHPEIIDGRPGTLVIESFVVDVPEGNTKDETCYFVQALIKCNLKSLADVSERLAVQDQTEPIDRI, encoded by the exons ATGAATGGGAAATTTAACGGGATTGGAAATGGCGAATTCAGCGGCGTGGAGTGCGAATTCATACGGAGGTTCCATCGCCACCAGCCCGGCGAGAATCAGTGTAGCTCCGCACTTGTGAAGCGCATCAAAGCCCCAGTTCACCTC GTTTGGTCTTTGGTGAGGAGATTCGATCAACCACAGAAATACAAGCCATTTATCAGTAGGTGCATTGTGAAGGGGAACCTTGAGATTGGGAGTCTCAGAGAAGTGGATGTTAAGTCTGGGCTTCCTGCAACTACAAGTACAGAAAGACTGGAACTTCTTGATGATGATGAGCATATACTCAGCATCAAGATAATTGGAGGGGATCACAGACTTAGG AACTACTCGTCCATTATTTCCCTCCATCCGGAGATCATTGATGGAAGACCAGGGACTCTTGTGATTGAGTCGTTTGTTGTGGATGTGCCTGAAGGGAACACAAAGGACGAGACATGCTACTTTGTGCAGGCCTTGATCAAGTGCAATCTGAAATCACTTGCTGATGTGTCAGAGCGGCTTGCAGTGCAGGATCAAACTGAACCCATTGATCGGATCTGA
- the LOC121257151 gene encoding abscisic acid receptor PYL3-like isoform X2, whose translation MLIFNGVECEFIRRFHRHQPGENQCSSALVKRIKAPVHLVWSLVRRFDQPQKYKPFISRCIVKGNLEIGSLREVDVKSGLPATTSTERLELLDDDEHILSIKIIGGDHRLRNYSSIISLHPEIIDGRPGTLVIESFVVDVPEGNTKDETCYFVQALIKCNLKSLADVSERLAVQDQTEPIDRI comes from the exons ATGTTGATTTTTAA CGGCGTGGAGTGCGAATTCATACGGAGGTTCCATCGCCACCAGCCCGGCGAGAATCAGTGTAGCTCCGCACTTGTGAAGCGCATCAAAGCCCCAGTTCACCTC GTTTGGTCTTTGGTGAGGAGATTCGATCAACCACAGAAATACAAGCCATTTATCAGTAGGTGCATTGTGAAGGGGAACCTTGAGATTGGGAGTCTCAGAGAAGTGGATGTTAAGTCTGGGCTTCCTGCAACTACAAGTACAGAAAGACTGGAACTTCTTGATGATGATGAGCATATACTCAGCATCAAGATAATTGGAGGGGATCACAGACTTAGG AACTACTCGTCCATTATTTCCCTCCATCCGGAGATCATTGATGGAAGACCAGGGACTCTTGTGATTGAGTCGTTTGTTGTGGATGTGCCTGAAGGGAACACAAAGGACGAGACATGCTACTTTGTGCAGGCCTTGATCAAGTGCAATCTGAAATCACTTGCTGATGTGTCAGAGCGGCTTGCAGTGCAGGATCAAACTGAACCCATTGATCGGATCTGA